The Mytilus galloprovincialis chromosome 3, xbMytGall1.hap1.1, whole genome shotgun sequence genomic interval ACaatgtgattggtttaaaacatcCCAAACAATGGAAGATGAACCACTGACATGGTGTATGCCTTTTTAAAGTACAAACAATAAAGTTTGATTTTGAAATGGCCAATTAAACTTTTATCCTTagatatctttttatatctttaaCTAAACCCCACGAGAATGGTTTGCCGTATCATTCATCTTTATCGTTCAATTCCAAAGAATTATGTGTTTTCATCTAATGATCTGCAAAAATATGCATTGTATCTTTGGAGAAAAAACCAACACCAGTTTTACCACATATTAAAGAAGTGATAGTCAATTGCCATTAAATGAgccaactttccacaagagaccaaatgacacagatattaacaactacaGGTTACTGTACAGccatcaataatgagcaaagcccatacagcatagtcaacTATATAgaggcagatccagccatttttaaaaggtggcgttcctaacccaggacaaaggggggttccaagtacatgtcccattcaaatgcattgatcgtccaaaaaaaggggggttccaacccccaggaACACCCcacctccccctggatccgccactgctatgCCATGTCTTGTTTTAATCATTACCAAAAAAGAATGTAAACAATTATCTATGTTGTGGAAATAATTACTAGAGAATTGACAACACAGCAATATATTGTCGACACAAAAAGCAATATGTATACATCAACACCCCTTGATAGACTTTTCTTATTTACAGTTCTTTCCATTCTCTAATATTAAATTACTTCATGGAAAAGAATTGCTTTGAGGCATTCACTCTGccaattttacaatgtgtatgTATTAGATACAAATCAATATGTATTTGGTAAAAAGAAGAATTGTAAGACAAAAACTATTTGTAGGGTTTCAGTTCTATGTTTGGTATTCATGCCGTAACAATTGAAGTGCTATCAAAGAACTTATAAGGTTTCTTAGGGAATGTTGAAGTATTAATGTTTAACATTGATGTCTAACAAACTTTGACATTAAACAAgcgacaatcaatcaatcaatttaaaatcTTTTGTAAGATTTCTTGGGTGTCATTACATCTTAAGTCAAATTTAATTCTTAGTTGCTAAAAACTCTTCAAATGTATGTTTACTTTCAGTAAAGCTTCCATGAATGACAGTTAAGATTAATGTTTATCTCACACATGCTGAACTGAAATGTTGTAAAGTCTTTTACAAGAACATAAATGTAGGGTTAAttgaacaaacatattttttttgccaGTCAGATACTACTCTATAGAGAATATTGATACATTCATCTAGCTTTTTGAAACCATATTTTTGATTTACAATAACTTGTCTGCacctcttttttgtttcttttctcgcTGAAACTGTAAATTCGCGTACCATTTCCGCGATAACATTCCCCTGTTCGACCATTTTCCCTTCGAGGCACAATGTGCGATTGCGCATTGGGAACTAAAGAGTAAAGGTCATATGAATAAGGGTTGGGCTTAACATCGAATTATTATCtatagataataaataaatgtaggtGTTAAACGTTAAAAAGCTTCTAAATGCTCAACTGAACGTAACCAGTAATTGTTTTAATCCTaactattttactttttgtacaaaatccggcatatagattaaaaaagtaattttaatgaaaatcgtagctactatccgTTTAACCTAGTAGTTTCATATACCTAAAAACTAGGTTCCTTTTTAAGGCTTTTATCATAACATGTATGCAATGGCCCAGCCCCCTTGAgtttaataatttctaaaatatcaTCCTTTACTCATAGTTCAGCAATAAAATCATAGCAAGATATTTTGAGTATAAGCATTGATAAGTATAAGTATATATTTAACCAGCTGCCTATATAGATAAGGACATCCAAAGGGAATTACTTGTTGTAATCAATTTCTATGCTGGCGCCATGATGTTGTAAATCAGACAATTCCCTCAACACCTTGTAATTTACATCAAACAAACACTGGTCAGTCAATACACATCTCTGAAATGACCAATGATTAATTACCTAGGAGCTAGCTATGACAGGGAAAATATCTGACTTTCCTGTACTTTATACAAAAGCCATCGTGAATCAAGCTTAAATATGCTTTGCTGTTATATGGCGGACTTTTCTTATTCCAAATCTCATATCATTACAATTAAATGAACTAAAATCGTTTATAATAAAAATCAAGAGGAATAATTCTTTTGGCCTGGTTTATGTTACAACCCATTTTATTCGTTGGCCTGAAACAAAGACCAGAACCTAAAAacttaaaatatgcaaatagATGATGGTGTTTCGTCCGTCTTTTATCAATTACAATTCATTTCCAACTTTGTAAATCTGGAAGTAAGTAATAGTGTTATTTCAGACTTACAATAACTATTTTTTACAATGTCTAACAATGCATCAttcaaattgaaatttcaaagaaaagtGATTCACACATGTATGGTTTAAACTTTTGGTTGCAAGTCCCTTGTGTTCTCATTCTTATCATGCCAAAAGTTCGTCAAGTCTGCTTTGTAAAAATTATAGTTTGATGAGGAAGAAATTTACTATTATCATAGTGATACCTAATAATTAAATGTATAGGAAAGCCTGCAAGTGCTGAATCGTATTGGAAATCCAAAGATGTAATAGACACATTACCATAAGAAATTTATTTCCTCCGGAAATATAAGTCTTCTACAATATACCAGCGATGGTTAATAATCACTGAGGCTATAAAACATTGTCAATTATATTATCGTCTGATGGAAATTTTATAACAATTTGTCTGGAGTAACACTGCTTCAGCATAGTATGAGATTGGAGAAACTGAGGTCATTTCACTAGGATATATGTAGGAGATTTTAATTAGATATAACACATCTTGTAAGTTTCCAGGATTATCTTTAAAGAGTGTTGCTGCATACAAGAAAGCTACTAAAGGAAAGGTTCACAACGGTtaaaataaataagaagatgtggtatgagagccaatgagacaattccactctccatcaaagtcacaatgtataaaaaaaaaaaagcgaacaataacatgtataggtcaaagtatggccatCAACATagagcctttgctcacactgaacagcaagctatactgGGACCCAAAAtaaactagtgtaaaacaattccaacaggaaaatcaaaagaaaaagaacaaaaaaagaatcacaccaacaaactacaaccactgaacaactgAGGACAGGTGCATTAAATGCAGATGGTTTGGCATCAATCAATCTTTACCCTAACGTGAAAAGCTCAGACCTGGCCTCACGTtactaaataatttaatttttttttttggggggggggtagTTTACTTTAACATGTTGTTTTGTCAATCAGGTctgtcttttttatcattatttatagACCTTGAGAGACCATTATGGGTATTCAAGGTCCTTAAACAAcccagggttggcaaagtattacccgcccgggaattcccgggtgggtaaacccgggttttcccgggctgggcaatactcccagaaatggggaATACTGGGCAtaactgggcaatatgattttttaagcttattttaacacaaaatagtaaagtcttggtgtagtttcatagtattacagctaaatatatactttttatacagataaccattgacagtcatttctaatagagaaaaattcaatttcattcccTTCAATTTAGCCTTaatacaagatttgcacatttaagGAAACCTTGTTAATAAATTAccaagcattgtttcaataatccctactttgaaaaaaaaaattattgcaatgtttaagtgaattgttaatttcaaatgttttacattcatacatttgtcatattgctaaataaacaccctaaggggtcatgccattaacacttatagaattgaaagggctgattattgttacataaacaaatctgcaTTCTAATCTGAATCATGTGAATAATTACTTACTAATTAGTGAAAGtgcatatacattatttaaatgtaatttttctaacatgtaattgtttattcttaattggagttatatttatttaaaaaaaagttttttgctTTATGATTTACAGTTTTACAaattcagacaaacaaaaaaggttatatatatcttaaatgtataaaatttgtgTTTGATCACTGAATCCTTTATAAAATTCAgaccagtattttatattacccagtattgcccagtattgcccagtattacccactaaaacccagtaaaacccgggttttcccagtatttcccactgggctgggcaatactcataaaacccgggtttttgccaaccctgaaaCAACCCCTAgtagtttaattattatttattgatgcCCCTtactacattgtatttttaaacatatttcagcTTGCAATGTCTAAAATCTCAGCTCTAATCACACTTAAAGATTCTTAATAGTTCATAATACTGTAAATATTAAAAGtgattaattcaaatttaaaattacaaaatgttaaaacatCTCTTACATAATTTAATACTTCTATTgcattaaacatgttaagtaTTTAAAGTCCTATTCAATTCTCATTTATATTGAGTTCAAGATTGATGCTTATCCTTGAGCTTGACTTTACTTCAAAACATGACACCTTTCAATGCTGCATACATGTTTAATGTACAATTTGAATTCAATAGCATcactttacattttaaaattaaattactgTGCAGATTTCTTTTCCAATTTAAGTATTTCTCAAATTTTAACaacttcaaaacaaatatttctttaaattgaGTAAAGCCAAACCTTTAATTAAATACTTCAGCATAAAGTTGCCTTTGATATCTTGTCTTGTATATAAAATGACTATAGAAAGattttctatgtacaatgtatgtatatcTCGACAAATGACAAGACACTAATTGAGGAACAGTCCATGACATTACCCTATAGACATCAGTATCAATAATAAGTATGCTCTGACACTACTTGGTATTCTCTGTTGTCTAAATTTTCTATTCATGGCACTCATATCCAGATAGTTTTATGGAAATATTAGAAAAGCTTTGAGTGATTGTATAGTTAAAATTCACCAGGGGATAGACATATAAATTGTTGATAATATAGAGACATATTGCTAATTTCAATAACCAAACGGTTCAATAATGTACTTCAATCACACTATAACATATTCTTCCTGAATGTTAATAACAGCTTTAAGTAATAGTGTAAGGTTCCATTTATTTGCATAAAATCTAGTTTGGGCTcatgtactattatatgaaaaacaaactgggaagaaagaaaacaattagttgaaaataatacttttattaaaCTGGTGATATAGACGATTTCCCATGAGAGAACAGCCAGGTGGCGCTGTCCAAGGTCATTGCGGTCACGTTGTTGTCCGAGGTCGTACGTGCAATTTTATGAGCTTGATTAGTTTTTCGACATTTTTATCCGTTGTATATTTTTGTTGGACTTATTGTATTTTTCTCTTTATTGATTAACAATTTTGATTGATGGATATTCCGTAATTTTTGTGTGATGGTTTAAAAATCGTGTGGATTCAATAGATTGACACTGCTATTGACCAAAGTGGTCATCAAAATGGCGGATAGTAATATTGGTAATTCGACGTCCGAAAGGAACAATTTTGCCGAAATGGTGAAACGTCGAACGAAAgagatatacaaaataaaatcaggAAAGGTTTCTGAAACAGTGGGAAACCACGATACCGATATGAACAATAGAAGTATAAATATAAGTTCGGATGCAATGTGCATGCCCGGGGGAAGTGGTATTCTACGCATGTCCGGGAACCCGGAAAGCGAAAGTGAAACTAACGAGAATGAAAACAATAACAGTCCAACAATGAAGGACATGATGAACAAGTTCTCTAGTATGGAAAAGTCCCAAACAGAGATAATGGCTAATTTAGCCGTGAACATTTTGCAATTGCAAGACAAAGTTAGTGGAAAAGAGTTGAATAAAACTAAAACTCATTCACAAAAAGAGTCCGATAGGACAGTAACTGTTAGTGTCAGTGACATTCCTGAATTGTCAGACATATCAGATGATGATATGGAGTCTGAAGAGGAACAAGATGACCAAGATGTTGGTTGTTCTCTTGATCAAATGTTGGATGAGGTAGACGAAGACTTTTTTCTAGAGTTAGAGAAAGAGTACCAAGAGGACAAAAAGTTTGGTCCTGAGATAGATAGTGCTATGGCAAAACTCGCTGAAACAGCTATAGAGAAACCGTTGAAAGACGAGGAGTATCAAAAGTTAGCAGACAAGTATTTGGTGCCTGAAAATTGCAAAAAGATAAAGGTATATTTTCAggttatatattatattgcttTAGATATAAGTATAGTTAAGATTAGagacaaataaagcaaaaaagtatatttatatattgaacgATAATGGTTTTGAGATTGAAGTTCGTTTTTATTCAACGGTACTATTAATTCTATTATCACGATAAATGGTCCAGCATTTATGAATGctcaattgatttttttaggTACCTCTGGTAAACAGAGAATTATGGAAGGTGCTAAAAACCAAACGAGAAGGAGATGTGGCGATGCAAAAGGTGACTCAGACATGTAGTTCAGCATTAGTCATGGTACTCAAGGCTTTGAATATTATTAAGACAAAAGGGGACATGAGTGAAACCAAACCAATATTCAAAGACTTGTTTAAAGTTTTAACTCATGGGATATGTACGGCAAACAGGAAAAGAAAGCAGATGATAAGGCCGATAGTCCCAGGAAAATACAGGAAATTGTGTGAACTAGACACACCTGTTACAGAGTTTTTATTCGGTGACAACCTGGATGAAAAAGTGGACAAATTGGACAAAGATGACAAAAGGTCAGACAAGTTATCTATGGAATCAGGAGgtgtttttatgcagttaagctgcattatgcgagcaccctagatttgtgttctacccaataaatcctgaaatacttgccattgttattatctag includes:
- the LOC143068752 gene encoding uncharacterized protein LOC143068752 codes for the protein MADSNIGNSTSERNNFAEMVKRRTKEIYKIKSGKVSETVGNHDTDMNNRSINISSDAMCMPGGSGILRMSGNPESESETNENENNNSPTMKDMMNKFSSMEKSQTEIMANLAVNILQLQDKVSGKELNKTKTHSQKESDRTVTVSVSDIPELSDISDDDMESEEEQDDQDVGCSLDQMLDEVDEDFFLELEKEYQEDKKFGPEIDSAMAKLAETAIEKPLKDEEYQKLADKYLVPENCKKIKVPLVNRELWKVLKTKREGDVAMQKVTQTCSSALVMVLKALNIIKTKGDMSETKPIFKDLFKVLTHGICTANRKRKQMIRPIVPGKYRKLCELDTPVTEFLFGDNLDEKVDKLDKDDKRSDKLSMESGGVFMQLSCIMRAP